Sequence from the Zeugodacus cucurbitae isolate PBARC_wt_2022May chromosome 2, idZeuCucr1.2, whole genome shotgun sequence genome:
tcagaaaataattataaaaataaaaaataatgaattatcAACATCATAAATTTTGATATCggataaatatttacacaaaaattaattagatcTTGCAACCACAAAATTGTTGCTACCTATCAGCTGATCCGCTGAATTATTTCGGCTTAAATTTTGCAATATGGCATTGCGGCTCTCCACTGTTTTGAAcaaatttggaataaattttaCAAGGCAATTTAGCACTGCTGTTGGATTCTCCTATGCCTATAAGCCATGGAATCGTGCATATCCCACACAAATGCCAACAAATGTGCGTCAAACACATGAACCTAGTAAGAAGGCTGGAAAATATAAGATTGTCATGGTTCGCCATGGGGAATCAGAATGGAATAAAAGCAATCAGTTCTGTGGTTGGTACGACAGTGCGCTTAGTGAAAAGGGCCTAAAAGAGGCAGAGGCAGCTGCGAAAGCTTTAAAGGAAACTGGATATAAATTTGACATTGCTCACACATCCTTACTATGTCGGGCTATAATCACACTGGACatcatattaaaagaaattggaCAAACGAATATTCCAGTATGTAAAACATGGCGTTTAAATGAACGTCATTATGGTGGACTCATTGGTTTAAACAAAGCCGAAACAGCTGCAAAATACGGTGAAAAGCAAGTACAAATATGGCGCAGAAGTTTTGCTACGCCTCCGCCGCCCATGGAAAAGGATCATCCGTATTACGATGCAATAGTTAATGATGAGCGATATAAAGATGGGCCAACAAAAGCAGAATTTCCCATGTTTGAATCACTGAAACTCACAATAGAACGTACGTTACCCTATTGGAATGACACAATAGTACCGCAAATAAAAGCTGGAAAATTGGTTCTAATTTCGGCACATGGAAATAGTCTGCGAGGCATTGTCAAGCATTTGGACAGTAAGTATTtggaatattataaattatcgcAAACAAATACTAACCAAATGTGTAAATAGATCTATCCGAAGATCAGATAATGGCACTGAATTTACCCACTGGTATaccatttatttatgaattggaTGAATGTCTCCAACCAGTTGTTTCCATGAAATTTTTGGGTGACGAAGAAACTGTTCGAAAAGCAATGGAGGCTGTTGCAGCACAAGGAAAAGCCAAATAGATCGAGCAATTTATGTACATGATTATGAAAACGGTTAAATagattattttgaagaaattgtaaAGCTGTCTCAAAactaaatcaaatagaaaatagttaaatattctacaacaaaattaaaaattagataCGCTCTCAGCCTGGTGTAGTACTCGAATCATGATAATGGTATAAAATGGTTTATCAATTTTCATCAATCTAAATGCAACCCTTCCAATTGGCAAATGCTGAATTGCTGAATATGGGCTTTTTACTGTCATTTTCTGCAAATGACCTTGTGGCTGTCACTTATAGGTCAAATGAAATTTTCCTTTCAGATATTCGTATCCATTGGTGTTATCTAAAGCGGTATACATCAAACTTGTCAGGTCCGGTTGaaagtatacaattttaataaaaatggctGGAAAATACAGAATTGTTATGGTTCGCCATGGTGAATCAGAATGGAACCAAAAGAACCAATTTTGCGGTTGGTTTGATTCGGCTTTAAGTGATAAGGGTAAAGCTGAAGCACAAGCTGCCGGAAAAGCCGTAAAAGAAGCTGGCTTGAAATTCGATGTTGCACATACATCGGTATTGAATCGTGCTATCATCACTTTGGAAACTATTCTGAAAGAAAGCGGCCAATCAGATATTCCAGTTAACAAGTCATGGCGTTTAAATGAGCGTCACTACGGTGGACTAACTGGCTTGAACAAGGCTGAGACTGCTGCCAAATACGGTGAGGAGCAGGTCAAAATCTGGCGCCGCAGCTTTGatacaccaccaccaccaatggAAGCAGACCACCCATACTATGATGTCATTGTTAAGGATCCACGCTATGCTAATGGTCCATCCCAGGAAGAATTCCCCAAATTCGAATCTCTTAAATTAACCATCCAACGTACACTGCCCTACTGGAATGATGTTATCATCCCACAATTGAAGGAAGGCAAGCAAATCATCATTGCTGCGCACGGTAACAGTCTGCGTGGTATTGTTAAGCATTTGGATAGTAAgtcaaaataatatgaaatgtttAAGAAATATGAAACTAATTTACACATTTGCTTGTAGATCTTTCTGAGGATCAGATTATGGCATTGAATTTGCCCACTGGCATTCCATTCGTTTACGAATTGGATGAGAACTTCAAACCCGTTGTTTCCATGAAATTCCTTGGTGACGAAGAAACTGTACGAAAAGCCATTGAGGCTGTTGCCGCCCAAGGCAAAGCCAAGTAAAGCACATAAAAGTCATAATTATAAACATACATGAGACATTAATCAGTTGGGATTATATAAAATACGGACATCCATAATAGCACAAGTCAACACAACGGCTATTAGAAATAGTAGTATTTCCGtaagaatgaaaaattattgttgttgtggataattgatatttaaacattaataaattattgttaaacATTAGTCATTGTGTTTCATAAATGCAGCGTTGCACATTTCcaattaaaattgaaacaaattgaaatcggtctgcatatttttttttatttcgttcgAATCTCCAACTTTGTTGAACAACATTATtaatcataaattaattaagcatttCATCAGTATTGTGCGGTTGACTTATTTTTTCTTGTGCTTCTTACCATCTTTGGCCAGTTCTAATCCTAATATACATTTTGGTGGGACTTTGTATGTTTCGGTCAATAAGTTGTAAACGAAGCGCACCTGATTGCCTTGAATCTGCAGTTGTTCGGCCTTTTGGTGTGGTAATTTTACGACTGTGGTACTGGCAGCAGCGCCTTGCTTACACAGTTTTATGAACTCTGGCACGATAATGCCATAGCACTCGACGTTGCTAATCAGCGTAACCTTCTTGTTGCCAGAACGAGTTGCTAGTGACATTTGTATGAGGGGTTTGTTGGACGCTACATTCTTAAGCTCACACATTTGGTAGCTATATTCCATTTTGTTGGTGATGGCACTGCAAATTTGACTGACGGTTGCCGACTTGATGTTGCATAGTTTTTCAAGCGTTTCATCCAGCTGTATAGTACCGCCTGTGGGATCAGCTTTGGGAAGATTATGTTTGCTTATATATTCTCGtatgatctttttgatttgtgcgGTTGGCACACCTTCTCCACGTTTGATGTTCATTTTAGCAAAGAAAGGCGCAGTCGCGTCCG
This genomic interval carries:
- the LOC105209204 gene encoding phosphoglycerate mutase 2-like, whose protein sequence is MALRLSTVLNKFGINFTRQFSTAVGFSYAYKPWNRAYPTQMPTNVRQTHEPSKKAGKYKIVMVRHGESEWNKSNQFCGWYDSALSEKGLKEAEAAAKALKETGYKFDIAHTSLLCRAIITLDIILKEIGQTNIPVCKTWRLNERHYGGLIGLNKAETAAKYGEKQVQIWRRSFATPPPPMEKDHPYYDAIVNDERYKDGPTKAEFPMFESLKLTIERTLPYWNDTIVPQIKAGKLVLISAHGNSLRGIVKHLDNLSEDQIMALNLPTGIPFIYELDECLQPVVSMKFLGDEETVRKAMEAVAAQGKAK
- the LOC105209201 gene encoding phosphoglycerate mutase 2: MAGKYRIVMVRHGESEWNQKNQFCGWFDSALSDKGKAEAQAAGKAVKEAGLKFDVAHTSVLNRAIITLETILKESGQSDIPVNKSWRLNERHYGGLTGLNKAETAAKYGEEQVKIWRRSFDTPPPPMEADHPYYDVIVKDPRYANGPSQEEFPKFESLKLTIQRTLPYWNDVIIPQLKEGKQIIIAAHGNSLRGIVKHLDNLSEDQIMALNLPTGIPFVYELDENFKPVVSMKFLGDEETVRKAIEAVAAQGKAK